Genomic segment of Panicum virgatum strain AP13 chromosome 2K, P.virgatum_v5, whole genome shotgun sequence:
ATTACTAGAGTGACAGCAACCTAAAGTCCTAAATTATGATCAGAACACCAGCATTCAAAATCTTTTACCAGATCATCAGTTCTCCCAGGTGCTAATATTACAATGCTGTAAGAATATGTGCTTGAATTGAGCAAGCATAGAATTAAATGAACCAATTATGCTTAGCTATCAAGAAAAACAACATGTATGCACTCATCTAGATAACAATACTACTTTGCAAAGAGGTTTGTTGCAAGGAGGGTCAATTTTCAACTCAGTGGTGGACTCATTTGGATTACATACCTGCTGAACTTGGGCTTCTATTGACCAATCAACAAGCACCACCAAAATATTAGTTGTCTTTCAATTCAATAATTTTTTTAGTCCGATAAAACATCAGATTGTATAGGTCACCTCTAGACAAATCCATCCAGTTATTTCCAAGTCAAAAAACTGACTTCGTCTTACCTTCTACATGTTATAGCGACAATCTGGTAACCAAACTGCGGAAACGTACACATCACAGGACACGAAAACCGTCCTGAAAGGCGAAATTTCTCTGCTTATAGCCCAACTACAAAACCTAATCCACTACTTAAAACTCCAACAGCTCAACTGTTATTAGGTTATGCAAAGAATCAATGACTCAAACAAACTTACATCCACATGATTTTGACTCCTAAAAGTTTCGTCAGACACAACCATAAACCAACCTCCAGCTGCTCTACGGAACAAAGCAATAGGCCACTGAACCTATGCGATCGATAGCAGCATTAAAGGCAGAGGACCACCGGCCAGCAACCCTATTATTCTGCAACTAAACTAGTTATAGGCCCGCAAGTCCCTATCTCAAATGGCACTGCTACTGGGAGACATTTTTGCTTCTTATAAATAGTAGTACCATTCAAGCAATTTGCTACCCTTCCGTGATCGTATTGTATCTTCAGGGCCCATCAATTGTTATGATTCTAGATCAAGAATTAATGCCACGATATTCTGGACCATACAGAGAGCAAGGCGCGTTTGATCTATGGTGTCAAATCCAAAAGATCAGGAACAAATCTCAGTACCTCACCGATCTTTACTAGCATGCATTAGAAAGGTTGAATCTTGGAGATGGGAAATGGCTTAAAGTTTATCTTCATCAGGTGCCTTAAACCCAGTCTCGCAATTTCGCTGCCACTTTGAACAGAGAAATTTCAATATATGACATCCAATACGCGCGCGCGCCTCACTGAATTTGCAAGAACAACGAGTAAGAACTTGCATCTAAACTCTGAAATTAAAACGTTCAGAAACGAATCATCCGGAAATAAACAGATATGTGGCTGCACCCCCATCTCGATCCCCAATAAAGCAAGATGTTTTATACCCAAATATACCACAATTTTACTAGTACTGGAGAAACGTAAAACGGAGCGAAGTTTGGCACTGCCCGTGCCCCCCAAGATCAGAGAAcatggagagggagggagggagagactgCGGAGCCTTACTTCCAGACGTCGTGctcgcgctcggcggcggcggcggctgccgtgCGGCGGGAGGCGGGCATGGGGGTGAGCCACTGGGAGAAGTCGCGGTCGAAGAACTCCCAGTCCGGGAGCAGCACGCCGGCGATGGCCAGGATGCCGAAGCCGTAGGTGGCCGCCGCTTTCCGCAGCGACGCCGTGGCCAGCCCCGTGaccacgacggccgccgccagcgccacgAGGCTCCGCCGCAGCAGCTCGTCCCTCCCCATGCCGCCCGGGCCCTCGGCCGCCAGCcttccccgcctcctcctcgaccgaACGAGCCTTCTCGAAGCTTCGGCTGCCGCCTTCCCTCCCTTCAACCCTTCCCCCTGGGGACACGAAACGAGAAGCGCGTGCGCcctgcgccgctgctgccgccgcctccgcttgcCTCGGTTTCCTTCCTTCTCCCCTGGCCCTGGCTGCTCGCTTCGCTTTGGTGCTGCTGGTCTCTCTGGGATCGGACTGCGGGGACATGGACGCGGTCTATTTTTATGGCGTGGGGCAAGCGATGGGGGTTTGACAGGCAGACACGCGGGCCCCGCTGCAGGACCGAGGATCAGCACTTGAGCAGGCCGCTGTCAGGTGTTagaaggccctgtttagatctttacatgtttttgcaaaaaagccgtaaatgcattaaagtgaaatgaaatcttgctaatttgaagtactaaatgaagtctatttataaaattttttacatagatgagctgtaaatcgcgagacgattctaatgagcctacttaatccatgatttgcaacagtgatgctacagtaaccatccgctaattattgattaaacatggattaattagcatcattagattcgtctcgcgatttacaactcatctatgcaaaaagttttacaaatagacttcatttagtacttcaaatgccctctttacatctttacacaattttgcaaaatgaactaaacaccccGAAGTTATTAGCCCACGTGTCACGCAGCTTAGCTGAGGGAAACCCCAAAGTATCAAACGCACGGCGCAGGGGAGGCTTTCAGGGCGGGTCCATGGACAATCCCCAAGTACggggctgttcggctgatcTTGGCATCAGTGGCGGAGCTTGAGTAGCTAATGAGGGGGCAGCTATGGTAATTTTTTCTGAAAATCATTGAATAGTATCCGATTTACTATTCATTTAGTGGTAATTTGCATTAATCAGGGGGCCTTGGCCACCCCTAAGCAACACTAAGCTCCGCCTGTGCTTGGCATGGCTTGTCTCGATTTATTTCCTCTCACGTAATATTATTCATTCTACCAGTCGAGTATTATTTATTCTACCAGCCGAACAGCCTCTACATGTGTTGACGTCTTGCAATGAATGCGGGGGATGTCGTATTAAATTAAACATTTTCGCAGCAGTTTCGCAGATTTGCTGAAAAAAACTTTCATTTTCATGATGGACCAGTTCTAAAATGCGAGGATGAAGTTCTTGACATTAACACTTTTTTTTGATAAGACTAGATCGAAATTTTAAACTTTAATTACctgaaaacattgggtacttaaTGGAATGAGTATTATGTTTTTTTCATAAGAAATGTAGGGAATCGGTATCGGTAGCCCTAGCCCAAGTTGTTTATGATGAACGAATCTATCTGGTTTAGCTAAATGAATACGGTGGGCCCAGGGCCGAACTGAAAAGAGAGACCAATCCATCATCGTACCTGTCTACTTGACCCTCTTTCCTCATTGTTGCCCACTAAAATAGAAGCACAATTGTAGCGTGCAACCGTGTAGCGAGATTAAGTTGCGTCTCCCATGGCGAAAGAGAGAGCCGCAGGCAGGTTGCTGAGTTTGAACGGAGCACTCAACAGTCAACTCCATCCTGCCCTCACACACTGACACGATCGACGGTCACGAAACCCTTTTTTTCTCCATCCACAAACTTCCAGCTGACACGTAAAACACGCTGGCTCCCAGATGAGTTTAGCTGAGCGGCAGGGGCTTGCCGTCGCCTAATCGCGCACTCCAAAAGCGACCAGCTCCCACGTCGGCAGCCGAACGCCATGTGGGTCCGGCTTCCCTCCCCGTCTCCGTCACCGTCTCCGGCacgggcgccgccgcaggcggACGAGCCGGGGACGGGACGGCAGAGCACGGCGCCGACGTGGCCGGCGGTGGCAGCTGGCGCAGAGGATCCCGTCCGGCGAGCGCGGTGAGAGTGGTGGACGGTAATGGCCGGTCAGCCGGAGGGCCCGGAACAGGTGGGGTGATTGGGCGGGTGTCGTGCACGCGTCCGCCtgtacccgccgccgccgcacacgccAGGCTAgtggtcgccggccgccggcccacCGGTAAGCGGCCGGAATAGACCCGCAGCCGGCGGCTCCCTCCGTGATAGGTCATGCGCAAGTTTTCTCCGGGGAACGCGCCTCGCGtggataaattaaaaagtttaaattttaatcaaaattacataaaaaataatacaaTTAGTATATACAAAATAAGTATTAGttatataatatatttttataatttatttgaaGATATAAGCACTGATAATATTTATAATAAATGTATAAATTTGATTAAGTTTAAATtagtgtcgtggtgtgcaaacccacagccgggtgacgtaatgcacccgcctaagcccagatgGTGGGTACTCGGGGTTAGCTAGGGTTAGTTCGATCTtggtggaagaacacgatgaacacagccggattagagtggttcgggccgccggagcgtaata
This window contains:
- the LOC120694532 gene encoding signal peptidase complex-like protein DTM1, whose translation is MGRDELLRRSLVALAAAVVVTGLATASLRKAAATYGFGILAIAGVLLPDWEFFDRDFSQWLTPMPASRRTAAAAAAEREHDVWKFKPYPLRMAMLTTIYGFGLYKWWMYVSS